The Malus domestica chromosome 06, GDT2T_hap1 genome has a segment encoding these proteins:
- the LOC103408759 gene encoding argininosuccinate synthase, chloroplastic-like encodes MAQLKSMSACSAANLTFQAPKRESYTFHGRVCCPGRLSSFQELGARKSELQGTAFAVTSGNGSVRAHNKQAIRAALPTYNETEASGSTKERGLRGKLNKVVLAYSGGLDTSVIVPWLRENYGCDVVCFTADVGQGIKELDGLEKKAKASGASQLVVHDLKEEFVKDYIFPCLRAGAIYERKYLLGTSMARPVIAKAMVDVAKEVGADAVAHGCTGKGNDQVRFELTFFALNPKLNVVAPWREWDIRGREDAIEYAKKHNVPVPVTKKSIYSRDGNLWHLSHEGDILEDPENEPKKDMFMLTVDPEDAPNEPEYVEIGIVSGIPVSVNGKELSPASLLDHLNQIGGKHGIGRVDMVENRLVGMKSRGVYETPGGTILFAAARELESLTLDRETMQVKDSLALKYAELVYAGRWFDPLRESLDSFMEEISKTTTGSVTLKLYKGSVTVTSRKSPYSLYRQDISSFESGDIYDQADAAGFIRLYGLPIRVRAMLDA; translated from the exons ATGGCCCAATTGAAGTCCATGTCCGCCTGCTCCGCCGCCAATCTCACTTTTCAAGCTCCCAAAAGAG AATCATATACATTTCATGGCAGAGTTTGTTGTCCGGGGAGGTTATCTTCGTTTCAAGAG TTGGGGGCAAGAAAGAGTGAGCTTCAGGGGACTGCATTTGCAGTTACGAGTGGCAATGGAAGTGTAAGAGCTCATAACAAGCAAG CTATTAGAGCAGCGCTACCCACTTACAATGAGACAGAAGCATCTGGATCCacgaaggaaagagggttgcgtGGCAAATTGAATAAGGTTGTCCTGGCCTATAGTGGTGGCTTAGACACATCAGTCATTGTTCCGTGGTTAAG GGAGAACTATGGTTGTGATGTTGTTTGCTTCACGGCTGATGTTGGTCAA GGTATAAAAGAATTGGATGGTCTGGAAAAGAAGGCCAAGGCCAGTGGGGCTTCTCAATTAGTAGTGCATGATCTAAAGGAGGAGTTTGTAAAGGACTACATATTCCCTTGCTTGCGGGCAGGTGCAATATATGAGAGGAAATACTTGCTGGGGACTTCAATGGCCCGCCCCGTTATTGCTAAG GCCATGGTTGATGTTGCGAAAGAAGTTGGAGCGGATGCTGTAGCTCATGGATGCACCGGGAAAGGAAATGATCAG GTTCGCTTTGAGCTGACGTTTTTCGCTCTCAATCCCAAACTAAATGTTGTGGCTCCTTGGAGGGAGTGGGATATTAGAGGCAGAGAAGATGCTATTGAATACGCTAAGAAACATAATGTGCCTGTCCCAGTGACAAAGAAGTCCATATACAGCAGAGATGGCAATTTATGGCACCTTAGTCATGAG GGTGACATTTTGGAAGACCCGGAGAATGAGCCTAAGAAGGATATGTTCATGTTAACAGTCGATCCAGAAGATGCACCAAATGAACCAGA GTACGTAGAAATCGGAATTGTTTCAGGAATTCCGGTTTCGGTCAATGGGAAAGAGCTTTCACCGGCCTCTCTACTTGATCATCTAAATCAGATTGGTGGAAAACACGGAATTGGCCGTGTGGACATGGTTGAAAACCGGCTAGTTGGCATGAAGAGCCGTGGAGTCTATGAAACTCCCGGGGGCACCATCCTCTTCGCTGCTGCACGAGAGCTTGAGTCTTTAACACTGGACCGAGAAACAATGCAAGTTAAAGACTCGTTAGCCCTCAAGTACGCGGAGCTGGTATACGCAGGAAGGTGGTTCGACCCACTTCGCGAGTCATTGGATTCGTTCATGGAGGAAATCTCGAAAACAACCACTGGATCAGTAACTCTGAAGCTGTACAAGGGTTCGGTCACTGTGACGAGCCGGAAGAGCCCTTATAGCCTGTACAGGCAGGACATCTCGTCGTTCGAGAGCGGGGATATATATGATCAAGCTGATGCTGCTGGGTTTATTAGGCTGTATGGCCTTCCCATTAGGGTTCGAGCAATGCTCGACGCTTGA
- the LOC103408751 gene encoding probable adenylate kinase 7, mitochondrial isoform X1 — translation MIVPRRLASTASFTAAPPLYRLLKLALSRFFTAAAAQPHFDHDYYYGHRDDRGRRLDQLPVAGTEGSVPVRGVQWAFIGSPIAKKHVYAERLSKLLEVPHISMAGLVRQDLNPRSSLYKQIANAVNRGELVPEEIIFGLLSKRLEDGYCRGESGFILDGIPRSRIQAEILSELVEIDLVVNFKCTEHCLAEHERESAWREKLRIFAEQSKPLEDYYKKRDKLLDFQVSSAPGETWKGLLATLHLHSSLL, via the exons ATGATCGTACCACGTCGTTTAGCCTCCACCGCCAGCTTTACCGCCGCGCCACCGCTGTACCGGCTTCTGAAACTCGCTCTCAGCCGATTCTTCACCGCCGCCGCGGCTCAGCCGCACTTCGATCACGACTACTACTATGGCCACCGAGACGACCGCGGGCGGCGCCTCGATCAACTTCCGGTGGCCGGCACGGAGGGCTCGGTTCCTGTACGAGGAGTGCAGTGGGCCTTCATAGGCAGTCCAATCGCCAAGAAACACGTCTACGCCGAGAGGCTCTCGAAGCTTCTAGAAGTTCCTCACATTTCCATGGCCGGTCTCGTCCGCCAAGACCTCAACCCTCGTTCTTCGCTTTACAAGCAG ATTGCGAATGCTGTGAATCGAGGGGAGCTTGTTCCGGAAGAAATCATATTCGGGTTGTTATCGAAGAGATTGGAAGATGGGTATTGCAGAGGAGAAAGTGGATTCATACTGGATGGAATTCCTCGTTCTCGGATTCAAGCC GAAATTCTTTCCGAACTCGTTGAGATTGATCTAGTTGTGAATTTCAAATGCACAGAGCATTGCTTGGCGGAACACGAAAGAG AGAGTGCCTGGAGGGAGAAACTTCGAATCTTTGCTGAGCAG AGTAAGCCATTGGAAGATTACTACAAGAAACGGGATAAGCTTCTCGACTTTCAGGTGAGTAGTGCACCCGGGGAGACTTGGAAGGGGCTGTTGGCTACGTTACATCTACACTCCTCCCTGCTGTAG
- the LOC103408751 gene encoding probable adenylate kinase 7, mitochondrial isoform X2: MIVPRRLASTASFTAAPPLYRLLKLALSRFFTAAAAQPHFDHDYYYGHRDDRGRRLDQLPVAGTEGSVPVRGVQWAFIGSPIAKKHVYAERLSKLLEVPHISMAGLVRQDLNPRSSLYKQIANAVNRGELVPEEIIFGLLSKRLEDGYCRGESGFILDGIPRSRIQAEILSELVEIDLVVNFKCTEHCLAEHERESAWREKLRIFAEQRTRTAKDHQFPMLRNS; the protein is encoded by the exons ATGATCGTACCACGTCGTTTAGCCTCCACCGCCAGCTTTACCGCCGCGCCACCGCTGTACCGGCTTCTGAAACTCGCTCTCAGCCGATTCTTCACCGCCGCCGCGGCTCAGCCGCACTTCGATCACGACTACTACTATGGCCACCGAGACGACCGCGGGCGGCGCCTCGATCAACTTCCGGTGGCCGGCACGGAGGGCTCGGTTCCTGTACGAGGAGTGCAGTGGGCCTTCATAGGCAGTCCAATCGCCAAGAAACACGTCTACGCCGAGAGGCTCTCGAAGCTTCTAGAAGTTCCTCACATTTCCATGGCCGGTCTCGTCCGCCAAGACCTCAACCCTCGTTCTTCGCTTTACAAGCAG ATTGCGAATGCTGTGAATCGAGGGGAGCTTGTTCCGGAAGAAATCATATTCGGGTTGTTATCGAAGAGATTGGAAGATGGGTATTGCAGAGGAGAAAGTGGATTCATACTGGATGGAATTCCTCGTTCTCGGATTCAAGCC GAAATTCTTTCCGAACTCGTTGAGATTGATCTAGTTGTGAATTTCAAATGCACAGAGCATTGCTTGGCGGAACACGAAAGAG AGAGTGCCTGGAGGGAGAAACTTCGAATCTTTGCTGAGCAG AGAACTAGGACCGCGAAGGATCACCAATTTCCGATGCTGAGAAATTCTTGA
- the LOC103437597 gene encoding beta-glucosidase 24-like, whose translation MEFLPSWLRIVQGMWAIAFISASLSQADVNAESEFQPLRNASNPEELKVKRSDFPSDFVFGVTTAAAQMEGSAKEAGRGPSVWDYYIEKFPGRIADHTNMFTAIDSYKRYKEEVKNLKDLGVDSHRFSISWTRILPKGTLSGGVNQEGINHYNNFIDELINNDITPFVTILHFDPPQALTDKYGGILNRSFVKDFKDYSELCFKLFGDRVKNWFTINEPWIMAKMGYDKGVGPPGRCSVQTVFPCTNGGNSATEPYIVAHHLLLAHASVVELYRKKFQDKQGGQIGISLVGQYVMPYSNSAEDKAAAERILDFELGWFMEPLVYGSYPESMRPLVKDRLPHFTKEEEKMINGSLGFVGINYYSTRYGRNVPAKPQGPISYSDDILALALITNENGTQIGPKAGGSRFVYSYPQGLEQLLKFMKKKYQDPKIYISEHGITEAKDDKLRLSDALKDPHRIESILRHLYRIKKAIESGVNVKGYFHYTLSDNFEWGEGYIPRFGLYYVDYKDNLKRIPKESAKWLPKFLKGEA comes from the exons ATGGAGTTCTTACCATCATGGTTAAGGATTGTACAAGGGATGTGGGCTATTGCTTTTATTAGTGCCTCTTTGTCACAAG CTGATGTGAATGCTGAGAGCGAGTTTCAGCCATTGCGAAATGCATCAAACCCTGAAGAACTAAAAGTGAAGAGGTCCGACTTCCCTAGTGATTTCGTGTTCGGAGTCACCACTGCTGCTGCACAAATGGAAGGATCTGCAAAAGAAGCAGGAAGAGGACCAAGTGTTTGGGACTACTACATTGAGAAATTCCCAg GACGGATTGCAGACCACACGAACATGTTTACAGCCATTGATTCATACAAGCGATACAAG GAAGAAGTGAAGAATCTCAAGGACCTTGGAGTTGATTCTCACAGATTTTCCATCTCTTGGACCAGGATTCTTCCTA AGGGAACCTTGAGTGGTGGAGTAAACCAAGAGGGTATCAATCACTACAACAACTTCATCGACGAACTAATCAATAATG ACATCACACCATTTGTGACCATATTGCACTTTGATCCACCACAAGCTTTGACAGACAAGTATGGCGGCATCCTCAATCGCTCCTTCGT GAAAGATTTCAAGGATTACAGTGAACTTTGTTTTAAACTTTTTGGAGATAGGGTGAAAAATTGGTTTACAATCAACGAGCCGTGGATCATGGCGAAAATGGGGTACGACAAAGGCGTTGGTCCGCCGGGCAGGTGTTCTGTTCAAACTGTATTTCCATGCACAAATGGTGGTAATTCAGCCACGGAACCTTACATTGTGGCACACCACCTTCTCCTTGCCCATGCTTCAGTCGTTGAGCTTTACCGGAAGAAATTTCAG GATAAACAAGGCGGACAAATTGGAATTAGTCTTGTAGGACAatatgtcatgccttattcgaATTCGGCAGAAGACAAAGCTGCAGCAGAAAGAATATTAGACTTTGAACTTGGATG GTTCATGGAACCATTAGTATATGGATCATATCCAGAGAGTATGAGACCTTTGGTCAAGGACAGGCTACCACATttcaccaaggaggaggagaagatgaTCAATGGATCCTTAGGTTTTGTCGGCATCAACTATTACTCCACAAGATATGGTAGAAACGTCCCAGCAAAACCACAAGGACCAATCTCTTATAGCGACGATATTTTAGCTTTGGCGTTGATCACAA ATGAAAACGGAACCCAAATTGGTCCTAAG GCGGGAGGAAGTCGGTTCGTCTACAGTTACCCACAAGGCCTGGAACAACTTCTAAAGTTTATGAAGAAGAAGTACCAGGACCCTAAAATCTACATTTCTGAACATGGAATAACCGAGGCAAAGGACGATAAACTAAGACTTAGTGATGCACTTAAGGATCCACATAGAATTGAATCCATTCTTCGCCATTTGTACCGGATCAAGAAGGCAATAGA GAGTGGTGTGAATGTCAAAGGATATTTCCACTACACTTTATCTGATAATTTTGAATGGGGAGAAGGCTATATCCCAAGATTCGGGCTTTACTACGTCGACTACAAAGACAATCTCAAGCGCATTCCTAAAGAGTCTGCTAAGTGGCTCCCTAAGTTCCTAAAGGGCGAGGCTTGA
- the LOC103437594 gene encoding putative beta-glucosidase 9, whose product MGRPRLNAAFAANTDGPSSQNRGPNNFNGGASSTWGTREEIVVRISVLRARDDEFYLGFHELSLCVSEWSSLNSTVSMKLSSLNSTLVLFEFNLATCIRQLKHEERTKLSAVDAADVNAESKFQPLQNASNPQELKVKRSDFPIDFVFGVTAAAAQMEGSAKEAGRGPSVWDYYIEKFPGRIADHTNMFTAIDSYKRYKEEVKNLKDLGVDSHRFSISWTRILPTGTLSGGVNQEGIDHYNNFINELIKNDITPFVTILHFDPPQALTDKYGGILNRSFVKDFKDYSELCFKLFGDRVKNWFTINEPWIMAKMGYDKGVGPPGRCSVQTVFPCTNGGNSATEPYIVAHHLLLAHASVVEPYRKKFQAKCSH is encoded by the exons ATGGGACGGCCTCGACTAAACGCCGCCTTCGCCGCTAACACTGACGGTCCATCGTCCCAGAATCGGGGTCCAAATAACTTCAATGGAGGGGCTTCTTCGACGTGGGGCACCAGAGAAGAAATTGTTGTTCGAATTAGCGTGCTCCGGGCTCGAGACGATGAATTCTACCTGGGTTTTCATGAGCTGTCTCTCTGTGTCAGTGAATGGAGCTCTCTAAATTCAACCGTGTCAATGAAATTGAGCTCTCTGAATTCGACCTTGGTGCTTTTTGAATTCAACCTTG CTACATGCATTAGGCAACTCAAACATGAAGAAAGGACTAAATTAAGTGCTGTTGACGCAGCTGATGTGAATGCTGAGAGCAAGTTTCAGCCATTGCAAAATGCATCAAACCCTCAAGAACTAAAAGTGAAGAGGTCCGACTTCCCCATTGATTTCGTGTTCGGAGTGACTGCTGCTGCTGCACAAATGGAAGGATCTGCAAAGGAAGCAGGAAGAGGACCAAGTGTCTGGGACTACTACATTGAGAAATTCccag GACGGATTGCAGACCACACGAACATGTTTACCGCCATCGATTCATACAAGCGATACAAG GAAGAAGTGAAGAATCTCAAGGACCTTGGAGTTGATTCTCACAGATTTTCCATCTCTTGGACCAGGATTCTTCCTA CGGGAACCTTGAGTGGTGGAGTAAACCAAGAGGGTATCGATCACTACAACAACTTCATCAATGAACTAATCAAGAATG ACATCACACCATTTGTGACCATATTGCACTTTGATCCACCACAAGCTTTGACAGACAAGTATGGCGGCATCCTCAATCGCTCCTTCGT GAAAGATTTCAAGGATTACAGTGAACTTTGTTTTAAACTTTTTGGAGATAGGGTGAAAAATTGGTTTACAATCAACGAGCCGTGGATCATGGCGAAAATGGGGTACGACAAAGGCGTTGGTCCGCCGGGCAGGTGTTCTGTTCAAACTGTATTTCCATGTACAAATGGTGGTAATTCAGCCACGGAACCTTACATTGTGGCACACCACCTTCTCCTTGCCCATGCTTCAGTCGTTGAGCCATACCGGAAGAAATTTCAGGCGAAATGCTCACACTGA
- the LOC139187440 gene encoding beta-glucosidase 24-like, which produces MPYSNSAEDKAAAERILDFELGWFMEPLVYGSYPESMRRLVKDRLPHFTKEEEKMINGSLGFVGINYYSTRYGRNVPAKPQGPISYSDDLLALALIKNENGTQIGPQAGGSRFVYSYPQGLEQLLKFMKKKYQDPKIYISEHGITEAKDDKLRLSDALKDPHRIESILRHLYRIKNAMKSGVNVKGYFHYTLSDNFEWGEGYIPRFGLYYVDYKDNLKRIPKGSAKWLPKFLKGEA; this is translated from the exons atgccttattcgaATTCGGCAGAAGACAAAGCTGCAGCAGAAAGAATATTAGACTTTGAACTTGGATG GTTCATGGAACCATTAGTATATGGATCATATCCAGAGAGTATGAGACGTTTGGTCAAGGACAGGCTACCACATttcaccaaggaggaggagaagatgaTCAATGGATCCTTAGGTTTTGTCGGCATCAACTATTACTCCACAAGATATGGTAGAAACGTCCCAGCAAAACCACAAGGACCAATCTCTTATAGCGACGATCTTTTAGCTTTGGCGTTGATCAAAA ATGAAAACGGAACCCAAATTGGTCCTCAG GCTGGAGGAAGTCGGTTCGTCTACAGTTACCCACAAGGCCTGGAACAACTTCTAAAGTTTATGAAGAAGAAGTACCAGGACCCTAAAATCTACATTTCTGAACATGGAATAACTGAGGCAAAGGACGATAAACTAAGACTTAGTGACGCACTTAAGGATCCACATAGAATTGAATCCATTCTTCGCCATTTGTACCGGATCAAGAATGCAATGAA GAGTGGTGTGAATGTCAAAGGATATTTCCACTACACGTTATCTGATAATTTTGAATGGGGAGAAGGCTATATCCCAAGATTTGGGCTTTACTATGTCGACTACAAAGACAATCTCAAGCGCATTCCTAAGGGGTCTGCTAAGTGGCTCCCTAAGTTCCTAAAGGGCGAGGCTTGA